A genome region from Ananas comosus cultivar F153 unplaced genomic scaffold, ASM154086v1, whole genome shotgun sequence includes the following:
- the LOC109704152 gene encoding uncharacterized protein LOC109704152, with the protein MVQNDMDEAQIEQDAFEKTEDRKRARESFVGSQSSNGQPPKHRKTQSGSSSAPATSQRQSTPPCIFCGKAHRVYECLKCHNRCYKCGQRGHLKVDCTNGAGSAFAAASTPAAPWQDHGNTVHPSSGGPSSSHQVKEVHQTTDRRAYMMTRQEDDQSADVVAV; encoded by the exons ATGGTGCAGAATGATATGGATGAGGCTCAAATCGAACAAGATGCATTCGAGAAGACTGAGGATAGGAAGCGAGCACGGGAGAGTTTTGTTGGTAGTCAATCGAGTAATGGACAACCACCCAAGCATCGCAAGACGCAGTCAGGATCGAGCAGTGCCCCCGCTACATCTCAAAGGCAGAGCACCCCACCTTGTATCTTCTGTGGCAAGGCTCATAGAGTTTATGAGTGCCTAAAGTGTCACAATCGTTGTTATAAGTGTGGTCAACGTGGACATCTTAAGGTAGATTGCACCAATGGAGCAGGATCAGCGTTTGCAGCAGCGTCTACTCCTGCAGCTCCATGGCAGGATCATGGCAATACGGTGCACCCTTCGTCTGGAGGTCCATCATCATCCCATCAAGTGAAAGAGGTGCACCAAACAACTGACAGACGCGCCTACATGATGACACGTCAGGAGGATGATCAGTCGGCTGACGTGGTCGCAG TGTAG